GGATTTACTTCTCGagtatatttctatttttttcgatGTGAGATAACTTAAATGTGGATGataatgatcactttaaaaggTCGCTTGctaaaaaaatttgtgaaagtatataaaagtataagataatataatgaGATATTTACATCTAGGATCATTTGATCAAGAACAGGTAAAGCAGGGCCTTCTTTAAATTCAATCTTGTGTGCAACTCCAGCCTTTTCAATTACTGGAAGTCCAATTTCATAATTCTCTCTGTTGATGTCCATGGCCAAAATCTGAATTTTGTGGATAAatataacattaaaataaattaatcaataattaacataatgattaaaataaaaaaaacacaataaaataatcAGAATTTCAGAAAAGAAAGTGAAGAATTGATTACCTTTCCATCATGAGGCAAAGCAAGAGCAGTAGCAAGAAGAGAGTAGCCAGTAAAAACACCAATTTCCATAGTGTTTTTAGCATTAATGAGCTTAATTAGCATGTTCAGGAATTGCCCTTCATCTGCTGATGTTGTCATTATGTTCCTgtttatttgaaattaattattcatttgaTTTCTAATTAGATGTAGAAGAAGCTAATTAATACATAAGTATACTCCATAATTAGCTAACATACCATGGGTGCTTTGCTGTAATCTCTCTTAGTTCTTTCATGCATTGGGGCTCTTTAGGATATACACTGGTCTCTAGTATATACTGCAATATTTGCAATCAAACTTATGAGCATACTTATACCATCTCTctaattaacattttttaattataggcTAGGCACAGGGAAGGTAATGGATACGTGAGAATCAAAACCACGacttttaattgaaaaagtgataatttttataattgagaCAAGACCCGACTCTCATCCGATTTCACATTTAATTTGAGTGGTAATAACTAATAATTCATGTATGTATATGATATGCAAAATCTAATTGTAAAGACTATAGAGATACCAActaaaatcaaaagtttaaaataatgATTGTAGTTCAAGATAAATTTAACactcaattatatatatactatatatatatatatatatatatatatatatatatatatatatatatatatatatatatataatatatatatatatatatatatatatatatatatatatatatatatatatatatatatatatatatatatatatatatatcacatgcGAGCACGTAATAGACTAAAATGCAAGCACATTCCTTTCTCGTAATACCTTTAAAATATTTAACTTGAAGTAAGAAATGAATAAGATTTAATTCCATAAGTAGAAGCTTCTTTCAGATTAACTTTTAATGTTTAACCGACGCAATCAAAACTTCAAAGCGGGTGATTTAACCTTTATATTGAATTGCGTTGATCCAAGATTCAACAATACCAGCTAAACTAGTTGATATTTTCGTAATTTATagttatataataaaatttgtaCCTGATAGAGAGCATCACTTTGAAGGAGACTTTTTGTGCCCAACTTCTTGGTGTCTAAAATTGTCTTGCTGGCCATTTTTGATGTTTCACTTCTGAACCATTTGTGgccatttttttaatgttacaaGTAAAAGGGCGAGTACAATAAAATTTCGAGCTTTGAAACTTAAAAATGAGTTGCTTGCAAAGATTGGGAAAGTGGGTTGAAGTTGTTGGTTTGAGTAGGTGTTTTCCTAAACAATTGAGGAAGATGTTTATTGTAAATATATAATGGTGGGGAGTCTAATCCATGAGGACGTCTATGTAGTTGGTGAGGAGTTGGTGACTTGGTGGTCTAATTTGGTAGGAAAAAAGGAGAATTTTTCAAAAGTAATTTCTCTTATTCAGTTTATATGTCctatttagttttttatatttattgaggcaatattttaactttttgtatctcaaattatttttaattaaaaattataaaaagttaatattaataatccttgtattaagacgaatcaaacaagatctcatgtAACTAtgtttttaacttatagattaaaaataaaatacaaaaattaagagtcataagtgaatagtgtccaaaaataaatggaaCAATTAGACTGAAAAGAAGGGAGTAGAATACTACTCTATTAGCTATTTGAAATGTAAACAAAGATATTGGTTATACTTAAAAGTAGtggatatttaaaaaaaatgagagtAGAATATTAGCGTAATTTTAAAAGGAATATCAATTGACAAGTTTTATGGTCATATTTATACATTTTCGACAAagtcattttcttcacaaaatttatcCCAATGCATTACTTTTTGAAAAGGTGGTATTAAGTGCTAATAAAAAATTGGGAACAACATAACTTTTGATGGTTGACTTTTATTACTATGCAAATGACATGATGTATATATCAtttaaatttacactataaattattcttatttatatcatttaataGGGATCACCAAACAGGCCAAAAGAGTCTTAAGTGTTGaagtcataataataataataataataataataataataagggaaatttgtaaagaaacaccttttaaaacctcttttttgtaaagaaaacaacttttataattttttttgtaaaaaaaacaccttttaagagacttttttttttaaaaaaaaataccttaaatcagtttccggtgacttttgtcaactttccggcgttgactatgccatttgtcaactttccggcgttgacttttattttttttttatttttattattaat
This genomic stretch from Amaranthus tricolor cultivar Red isolate AtriRed21 chromosome 9, ASM2621246v1, whole genome shotgun sequence harbors:
- the LOC130823900 gene encoding caffeoyl-CoA O-methyltransferase 1-like, which gives rise to MASKTILDTKKLGTKSLLQSDALYQYILETSVYPKEPQCMKELREITAKHPWNIMTTSADEGQFLNMLIKLINAKNTMEIGVFTGYSLLATALALPHDGKILAMDINRENYEIGLPVIEKAGVAHKIEFKEGPALPVLDQMILDEKTHGTYDFIFVDADKDNYLNYHKRLIDLVKIEGVIGYDNTLWNGAVVAPPDAPLRKYVRYYKDFVLELNKALAADPRIEICQLPVGDGITLCRRIC